The following are encoded in a window of Pelecanus crispus isolate bPelCri1 chromosome 6, bPelCri1.pri, whole genome shotgun sequence genomic DNA:
- the SLC5A12 gene encoding sodium-coupled monocarboxylate transporter 2, producing the protein MSNFVAPEVKKFVAWDYVVFAALFLVCASIGVFFAVKERKKKTSKEFLVGGKQMTCGPIAFSLTSSFMSAVTVLGTPSEVYRYGASFVLFFLSYALVIIFTAELFLPVFYRSGITSTYEYLELRFNKIVRLAATLIYILQTILYTGIVVYAPSLALNQVTGFDLWGSVVATGIVCTFYCTLGGLKAVVWTDAFQMIVMVAGFMTVLIRGTTLNGGLTKVWEDAYEGSRLNIFDFDVDPLRRHTVWTIVIGGTFTWLGLYGVNQSTIQRCISCKSEKHAKLALYLNLLGLWTVLVCAVFCGLVMYSHYKSCDPWTADFISAPDQLMPYFVMDIFSSMPGVPGLFVACAFSGTLSTVAASINALATVTFEDLVKKGFPNLSDKMSTWISKGLCILYGTLCTSMAAAASLLGGVVQASLSIHGMCGGPMLGLFTLGIVFPCANWKGAIGGLLAGITLAFWAGTGSFIYPAPPTKSIPLQLSTLNCTLTNSTEALTTAAPTAAPDRPLLADTWYSLSYLYFSAIGCLGCALAGLLISFITGPSKGEDIPPVLIKPVCNPFCFWSRRLRALLWCGVPHDSGEVDFEKNLPKVIANKTGKDDTFKNSINKENKRQFPGYNPEENSYTNTSRESRL; encoded by the exons ATGTCAAACTTTGTAGCtccagaagtaaaaaaatttgTGGCTTGGGACTATGTTGTTTTTGCAGCACTATTTTTAGTATGTGCTAGCATTGGAGTCTTTTTTGCAgttaaagagaggaaaaagaaaacttcaaaggAATTTTTGGTGGGCGGTAAGCAGATGACATGTGGACCAATAGCTTTCTCTCTCACATCAAGTTTCATGTCAGCAGTCACTGTTCTGGGGACACCCTCCGAAGTTTATCGCTATGGGGCAtcctttgttctgttctttctctcaTATGCGCTTGTCATCATTTTTACTGCCGAACTTTTTCTACCTGTATTTTACAGATCTGGCATTACAAGCACTTATGAG TATTTGGAGTTAAGATTTAACAAGATTGTCCGTCTTGCTGCAACATTGATCTACATCCTGCAGACA atcCTTTACACGGGAATAGTGGTTTATGCTCCATCACTGGCACTCAACCAAG TCACTGGATTTGATCTCTGGGGCTCTGTAGTTGCAACAGGAATTGTCTGCACTTTCTATTGCACTCTG gGAGGATTAAAAGCTGTTGTCTGGACAGATGCTTTTCAAATGATTGTCATGGTGGCTGGCTTCATGACGGTTTTGATTCGAGGAACTACTCTGAATGGTGGATTGACCAAGGTCTGGGAAGATGCCTACGAAGGATCACGACTAAACATATTTGA CTTTGATGTAGATCCTTTGAGACGGCATACTGTTTGGACAATTGTTATTGGGGGAACATTTACATGGCTAGGGCTCTATGGAGTTAACCAGTCCACAATACAGAGATGCATTTCTTGCAAATCGGAAAAGCATGCTAAACT GGCACTTTACCTGAATTTATTGGGACTTTGGACAGTCCTGGTGTGTGCAGTATTTTGCGGTTTGGTGATGTACTCTCATTACAAGAGTTGTGACCCTTGGACTGCTGATTTCATTTCAGCACCTGATCAG CTCATGCCGTATTTTGTTATGGACATTTTTTCTTCGATGCCAGGAGTCCCGGGACTGTTTGTCGCCTGTGCATTCAGTGGAACACTAAG CACGGTAGCTGCCAGCATCAACGCTTTAGCAACTGTTACCTTTGAAGACTTGGTCAAGAAAGGTTTCCCAAACCTCTCTGACAAGATGAGCACATGGATCAGCAAAGGCTTAT GTATATTATATGGCACCCTGTGCACTTCAATGGCTGCAGCAGCATCGCTGCTGGGAGGAGTTGTGCAG GCTTCCCTCTCCATCCACGGGATGTGTGGGGGGCCCATGCTGGGATTATTTACCCTGGGAATTGTGTTTCCTTGTGCTAACTggaag GGTGCTATCGGAGGCCTCTTAGCTGGGATCACCTTAGCTTTTTGGGCCGGTACTGGCTCTTTCATTTACCCTGCACCACCGACAAAGTCCATTCCTCTGCAACTGTCGACTCTCAACTGCACGCTGACTAACAGCACCGAGGCGCTGACGACGGCAGCTCCCACGGCGGCTCCAGACAG GCCTTTGCTGGCAGACACCTGGTACTCCCTGTCCTACCTGTACTTCAGTGCCATTGGCTGCCTAGGCTGCGCCCTCGCAGGGCTGCTGATAAGCTTTATAACAG gaCCTAGTAAAGGAGAAGACATCCCACCAGTGCTAATTAAACCAGTCTGCAACCCGTTTTGCTTTTGGTCCAGGAGACTCAGAGCTTTGCTCTGGTGCGGCGTGCCGCACGACAGCGGGGAG gtggactttgaaaaaaatctgcctaaagttattgcaaataaaactggaaaagatgACACCTTCAAGAACAGTatcaacaaagaaaacaaacgCCAGTTCCCTGGTTACAATCCCGAGGAAAATTCCTATACCAATACGAGCAGAGAATCTCGCCTCTAG